One genomic segment of Thermoanaerobacterium sp. PSU-2 includes these proteins:
- a CDS encoding glycosyl hydrolase 53 family protein: MNNKKGIIVFIIILAMIFSNITFADASSSQISLSQTNTSFYVNPIPGLRSDFIKGADVSMLSQIEQCGGKFYDNGVEKDLLQILKDHGVNWIRLRIWNNPVDSSGNPLGGGNNDEKRTIEMAKRAKALGLKLLLDFHYSDFWADPGKQNKPAAWANDHGTKLQEDVYDFTAKVINDMKANNVLPDMVQIGNEIDNGILWPDGEISGEGAGGYSGLAALLQQGIKAVRDNDPNNNDPEKKIKIMIHLSNGGNNALYRSFFDNLIYNQGVTDFDVIGLSYYPYWSGTLDELKNNINDISQRYNKDIVIAETAYAYTLNNADNTENNFGSKEEAIGGYKASVEGQATAIRDVMAAVSQVPNNKGLGVFYWEPDWIPVVGAGWKTGEGDGWENQALFDFNGNALPSIDVFNLVSGNQGTIIPQVLSIEPVNVSTTVNQAPVLPTTVNIVYDDGSVKPASVIWENIDPSKYAQPGSFTIIGTVSGIRYKAIATVAVTSLINYVQNPGFEDGSLTNWNVSGDTSAVKIDKNAANAHSGKYSLNYWSDNAFTVTISQTITGLKNGYYQLSAYVDGGGGENSLQLFASDYGGSKLTEDVHNSGWLVWQHPTIPLIKVTNGQVTVGLTINGNSGNWGNFDDIQLIQVDDSGNPIGGPISTVLTTPSYVNSSDVFDIGYGLKDISQTIYAQEIMINYDPQIFDFVKATATDDNTIISKVYNETPGTIIIDAVNSKGLTTDTNLISLTFNAKIIDQLTYSNISISEAKLQTNSDRSNYIDAALSSNTIAVEGTATMTLSSPNSVFAGEDFTAEVSISDVSQAVYSQDIILNYDPRVFEILSLDNVGNSMIIDSNYDNSQGIAKILGVDIGGLSGTNDDIIKLTIHAKKTLQSTSGYIMIRSAQLGTAPEGNIIFPKLTSTNIKIISANVGNDENGTGTTNTNSGNTNNLVNDGEISVKPSIDYVNGISTVSLNVDDLNRAMKNAKTSEDGTKNVVISIPKFDDLKQYDIIFPAPFLASNDEKQEVQLTMGSATAIIPTNMFNEDEIKQSKEITFSFKNIDKLELRNELKQFDRIGAGIDFSIKIDGTSISWNNPDSHVVIEIPYTPTSEELKDLDHIVALYIDNNGSVSPIPNSIYGTKSGELIFRTTHSGKYVEAFIHKTFSDISGNWAQNAIEVLASKGVTNGTSKNLFSPNLKITRADYITMLLAAIGLTAKVDQNFSDIQALNYYYNSVGIAKKLGIVSGVGDNKFDPNDPIKREDMFVMTANALKLLGILNSTGTSYDLNKFTDINDISQYAVESIATLVKSGIVNGKDNNKIDPRNYATRAEAAAVIYNVIKDLEK; this comes from the coding sequence ATGAATAACAAAAAAGGTATTATCGTATTTATTATTATTCTAGCTATGATTTTTTCAAACATAACATTTGCAGACGCAAGCTCATCACAAATAAGTTTATCACAAACTAATACAAGCTTTTATGTAAACCCAATACCAGGACTTAGATCTGATTTTATAAAAGGTGCCGATGTTTCTATGCTATCTCAAATAGAGCAATGTGGAGGCAAATTTTATGATAATGGTGTAGAAAAAGATCTTTTGCAAATTCTTAAAGATCATGGTGTTAACTGGATTCGCCTTAGAATTTGGAATAATCCGGTAGATTCTAGTGGAAATCCATTGGGAGGAGGTAACAATGATGAAAAAAGAACAATAGAAATGGCAAAAAGAGCTAAGGCACTTGGACTAAAGCTTTTGCTAGATTTTCATTATAGTGATTTTTGGGCCGATCCTGGAAAGCAAAATAAGCCAGCAGCTTGGGCTAATGATCATGGTACGAAACTTCAGGAAGATGTATATGATTTTACAGCTAAAGTTATAAATGATATGAAAGCTAATAATGTGTTACCAGATATGGTTCAGATAGGAAATGAAATAGATAATGGTATTTTATGGCCTGATGGTGAGATTTCGGGAGAGGGAGCAGGTGGATATTCCGGACTTGCTGCTTTATTACAGCAAGGTATTAAAGCTGTAAGAGATAACGATCCAAACAATAATGATCCAGAAAAAAAAATAAAAATCATGATACATTTGTCAAATGGAGGGAATAATGCGCTTTATCGCTCGTTTTTTGATAATTTAATTTACAATCAGGGAGTTACAGATTTTGATGTTATAGGGCTTTCGTATTATCCATATTGGAGTGGAACACTTGATGAATTGAAAAATAATATCAATGATATAAGTCAAAGATATAATAAAGATATTGTTATTGCTGAAACTGCATATGCTTATACATTGAATAATGCTGATAATACTGAAAATAACTTTGGAAGCAAGGAAGAAGCAATTGGAGGATACAAAGCATCAGTTGAAGGACAAGCTACTGCAATTAGAGATGTGATGGCGGCTGTGTCACAGGTTCCAAATAATAAAGGGTTAGGTGTTTTTTATTGGGAACCAGATTGGATTCCAGTTGTTGGAGCAGGATGGAAAACAGGTGAAGGTGATGGGTGGGAAAATCAAGCGTTGTTTGATTTTAATGGCAATGCATTGCCATCGATTGATGTTTTTAACCTTGTATCAGGTAACCAAGGAACTATAATTCCACAAGTATTGTCTATAGAACCCGTAAACGTATCAACAACAGTTAACCAGGCACCTGTATTACCAACAACTGTAAATATAGTCTATGATGATGGATCTGTTAAACCGGCATCAGTTATTTGGGAAAATATTGATCCAAGTAAATATGCTCAGCCGGGAAGCTTCACTATAATAGGTACGGTTTCTGGCATAAGATATAAAGCGATAGCTACTGTTGCGGTAACAAGTTTAATAAATTATGTGCAAAATCCAGGATTTGAAGATGGATCATTAACAAATTGGAATGTATCAGGAGATACATCGGCAGTAAAAATTGATAAAAATGCTGCTAATGCGCATTCAGGTAAATATTCGTTGAATTATTGGAGTGATAATGCATTTACAGTTACAATATCACAAACAATAACTGGGCTAAAAAATGGATATTATCAATTAAGTGCGTACGTAGATGGTGGTGGAGGTGAAAATAGTTTACAGTTATTTGCAAGTGATTATGGTGGTTCCAAATTAACTGAAGATGTGCATAATTCAGGATGGCTTGTATGGCAACATCCTACTATTCCATTAATTAAAGTGACTAATGGTCAAGTTACAGTTGGGTTAACTATCAATGGGAATAGTGGTAATTGGGGTAATTTTGATGATATACAGCTTATTCAAGTCGATGATTCTGGCAATCCGATTGGTGGACCGATATCAACAGTTTTGACAACACCTTCTTATGTAAATAGTAGTGATGTATTTGATATTGGTTATGGATTAAAAGATATATCACAAACAATTTACGCACAGGAAATCATGATAAATTATGATCCGCAAATTTTTGATTTTGTAAAAGCTACTGCAACAGATGATAATACTATAATTTCAAAGGTATATAATGAAACACCAGGGACTATTATAATTGATGCTGTAAATAGTAAAGGGTTAACAACAGACACTAATTTAATTAGTCTAACATTTAACGCAAAAATAATTGATCAATTAACGTATAGTAATATTTCAATTTCAGAAGCTAAATTGCAAACTAATAGTGACAGAAGTAATTATATTGATGCCGCACTGTCAAGTAATACAATTGCTGTAGAAGGAACAGCGACAATGACATTATCGTCACCAAATTCGGTGTTTGCAGGGGAAGATTTTACCGCAGAGGTAAGTATATCTGATGTTTCTCAAGCAGTATATAGCCAGGATATTATATTAAATTATGATCCTAGGGTATTTGAAATTTTAAGTTTAGATAACGTTGGGAACTCGATGATTATAGATAGTAATTATGATAATTCACAAGGAATTGCTAAAATTTTAGGAGTTGATATTGGTGGCTTAAGTGGTACAAATGATGACATAATAAAGCTTACTATACATGCTAAAAAAACCTTACAATCTACCAGTGGTTATATTATGATTAGAAGTGCGCAATTAGGGACAGCACCAGAAGGCAACATTATATTTCCTAAATTGACAAGTACAAACATAAAAATTATTAGTGCAAATGTTGGGAATGATGAAAATGGGACAGGAACAACAAATACCAATAGTGGAAATACAAATAATTTGGTTAATGATGGAGAAATATCAGTAAAGCCATCTATTGATTATGTTAACGGTATTTCTACAGTATCTTTAAATGTTGACGATTTAAACAGAGCTATGAAAAATGCTAAAACCAGCGAAGATGGGACAAAAAATGTTGTAATAAGTATACCTAAATTTGATGACTTGAAACAGTACGATATTATATTCCCAGCGCCGTTTTTAGCATCAAATGATGAAAAGCAGGAAGTTCAACTTACAATGGGGAGTGCTACAGCTATAATTCCGACTAATATGTTTAATGAAGATGAAATAAAACAATCAAAAGAAATAACTTTTAGCTTCAAAAACATTGATAAGTTAGAATTAAGAAATGAATTAAAACAGTTTGATAGGATTGGAGCAGGCATAGACTTTAGTATAAAGATAGATGGTACTAGTATTTCTTGGAATAATCCTGATTCACATGTAGTAATAGAGATTCCTTATACACCTACTTCTGAGGAATTGAAAGACTTGGATCATATTGTTGCATTGTATATTGATAACAATGGTTCAGTTTCACCGATACCAAACTCTATATATGGTACTAAATCAGGGGAATTGATATTTAGAACAACACATTCAGGGAAATATGTAGAAGCATTTATTCATAAAACATTTAGTGATATAAGTGGTAATTGGGCCCAAAATGCAATAGAGGTTCTTGCATCTAAAGGTGTTACTAATGGCACATCAAAAAACTTGTTTAGTCCGAATCTTAAGATAACTAGGGCAGATTATATAACTATGCTTTTGGCAGCCATTGGATTGACTGCGAAAGTCGATCAAAATTTCAGTGACATTCAGGCATTAAATTACTATTATAATTCTGTTGGAATAGCTAAAAAACTTGGAATTGTTTCAGGAGTTGGTGATAACAAATTTGATCCTAACGATCCTATTAAAAGAGAAGATATGTTCGTAATGACTGCTAATGCTCTTAAGTTGCTTGGCATATTAAACTCAACGGGAACAAGTTATGATTTAAATAAATTCACAGATATAAATGATATATCACAGTATGCAGTTGAAAGTATTGCCACACTTGTTAAATCAGGTATAGTAAATGGTAAAGATAACAATAAGATTGACCCTAGAAATTATGCGACTAGAGCAGAAGCTGCAGCAGTTATTTATAATGTAATAAAAGACTTAGAAAAGTGA
- the kduI gene encoding 5-dehydro-4-deoxy-D-glucuronate isomerase: MEIRYATHYEDVKHYDTSELRRHFLIENPFETGKINMIYSHVDRIIVAGVVPINEVLRLETSKELGTDYFLERREMGIINIGGTGIVNLDGKKYELKNSDGLYVGMGVKEVSFESADASKPAKFYINSATAHKSYPTVKIGLNDANKVKAGTDEECNKRTINQYIHPAVCQSCQLVMGMTILEPGSIWNTMPCHTHDRRMEVYLYFNMDEDNVVFHFMGTPNETRHIVVKNEQAVISPSWSIHSGVGTKNYTFIWGMVGENQTFTDMDTIPTKDLR, encoded by the coding sequence ATGGAGATAAGGTATGCAACTCATTATGAAGACGTTAAGCACTATGATACATCTGAATTGAGAAGACATTTTTTAATTGAAAATCCATTCGAGACAGGTAAGATTAATATGATCTACAGCCATGTAGATAGGATAATTGTGGCAGGCGTTGTACCGATAAATGAGGTGCTTCGCCTTGAGACAAGCAAAGAATTAGGGACAGATTATTTTTTGGAAAGAAGAGAGATGGGCATAATTAATATAGGCGGAACGGGCATCGTGAATTTAGATGGCAAAAAGTATGAGCTGAAAAATAGCGATGGCCTGTATGTAGGCATGGGGGTAAAGGAAGTAAGCTTCGAAAGTGCAGATGCTTCAAAACCTGCAAAGTTTTACATCAATAGCGCTACAGCCCATAAGAGTTATCCTACAGTTAAAATAGGTTTAAACGATGCAAATAAAGTGAAAGCAGGCACTGACGAGGAGTGCAATAAGAGAACGATAAATCAGTATATCCACCCTGCGGTATGCCAAAGCTGTCAATTAGTCATGGGCATGACCATATTAGAACCTGGTAGTATATGGAATACAATGCCGTGCCATACCCATGACAGAAGGATGGAAGTCTATCTTTATTTCAATATGGACGAAGATAATGTTGTATTTCACTTTATGGGCACACCAAATGAGACAAGACATATTGTCGTCAAAAATGAGCAAGCGGTTATATCACCCAGTTGGTCGATTCACTCAGGTGTAGGTACAAAGAATTACACATTTATATGGGGAATGGTAGGCGAGAATCAGACATTCACCGATATGGATACTATACCTACAAAAGATCTAAGATGA
- a CDS encoding Ig-like domain-containing protein: MNKILKIFSIFIGVFLIFVNMPINEAKADPVNFVQNSSFESGLDNWTIVQSQSNIASIDSSGKPEEIKSGNNSLAIYYNSSYTFKISQTISNIPNGIYSLTVYAEGDPSEGNANIQLFASDYGGAQITTNIINTGWGKWVQYSINNIDVTTGTCTIGIQVETNGSYWGTFDDFSFTVAGESNTPLTISSIKPINVSTIINNPPQLPTTVTAVYSDGSTRQVNVTWDAVDPIDYQHIQSFNVYGTVDDSVYKAQAIVTVNYKPMDLNSNGIVDIGDLAIATYYYQIESSDSNWKSASLADINNDGIVDLKDLKIIAQQIF; this comes from the coding sequence ATGAATAAGATTCTAAAAATATTTTCCATTTTTATAGGTGTTTTTTTGATTTTTGTTAACATGCCAATAAATGAAGCAAAAGCTGATCCTGTTAATTTTGTGCAAAATTCTAGTTTTGAATCTGGTTTAGACAATTGGACTATTGTTCAAAGTCAAAGTAATATAGCTTCTATTGATTCTTCTGGCAAGCCTGAAGAAATAAAATCGGGTAATAATTCCCTTGCAATTTATTATAATTCAAGTTATACATTCAAAATCTCACAAACTATTTCAAATATACCGAATGGCATATATTCTTTAACAGTCTATGCAGAAGGTGACCCATCTGAAGGCAATGCAAATATACAATTATTTGCAAGCGATTATGGTGGAGCACAAATAACGACTAATATAATTAATACAGGGTGGGGGAAATGGGTACAATATTCAATTAATAATATAGATGTTACTACAGGAACATGTACAATAGGAATTCAAGTAGAAACGAATGGGTCTTATTGGGGTACGTTTGATGATTTTTCATTTACTGTGGCGGGTGAATCAAATACACCACTTACAATATCATCTATAAAGCCTATAAATGTAAGTACAATAATTAACAATCCACCTCAACTTCCTACTACTGTAACAGCAGTATACAGTGATGGTTCTACTAGGCAAGTGAATGTAACTTGGGATGCGGTTGATCCAATAGATTATCAGCATATACAATCATTTAACGTTTATGGGACAGTCGATGATTCGGTATATAAAGCTCAAGCAATTGTTACGGTTAACTATAAACCTATGGATTTAAATAGCAATGGTATTGTTGATATTGGGGATTTAGCTATTGCAACATATTACTATCAAATAGAATCGAGCGATTCTAATTGGAAAAGTGCAAGTTTAGCTGATATTAATAATGATGGAATAGTTGATTTGAAAGATCTTAAAATAATAGCACAGCAAATATTTTGA
- a CDS encoding alpha-galactosidase, with translation MKIYYNETEREFHLQNDYISYIIKIMKNNQLGHLYFGKRLNHRESFGHLMNVLPRAYTAYVFKDDFKFSLDLLRQEYPSYGTTDFREPAYQVKQENGSIITNFEYQNHKIYNGKPKLDGLPSTYTENDSEALTLEIWLKDSLINMDLILIYTIFEEYAVITRSAKFTNNGKQKLKLMRAMSMSIDLPDADYDMLHLSGAWARERYIKHRKLQPGIQSVSSIRGASSAQQNPFIALKRPWTTEFEGEVFGFNLIYSGNFLAQVEVDYDNVTRVIMGIHPFNFGWVLDSGESFQTPEAVMVYSDKGLNGMSQIFHKLYRNRLVRGKYRDEIRPILINNWEATYFDFNEGKILELAKAAKELGIELFVLDDGWFGNRNDDSSSLGDWHENREKLPNGIKGLADKITAMGLKFGLWIEPEMVNEDSNLFKQHPDWIIKVPGRKVSHGRNQYVLDFSRNEVVNYIYEMISKILREAPISYVKWDMNRNITEPYSVVLPPERQGEVFHRYILGVYSLYERLTSEFPDVLFESCAGGGGRFDPGMLYYAPQAWASDNTDAIERLKIQYGTSICYPINSIGSHVSDVPNHQVGRITPIETRANVAYFGTFGYELDLNKLTDKEKEKIRQQVKFFKKYRELIHKGTFYRINSPFEGDGNITSWMVVSEDLKEAIIGYYQVLAQPNQGLKKLRLKGLNTKYLYRIVGSSECYYGDELMYSGLPLDNFYLEIFNRDKGDSADFRSKIYVIKAE, from the coding sequence GTGAAAATATACTATAATGAAACAGAAAGAGAATTTCATCTACAGAACGATTATATAAGCTATATAATAAAGATAATGAAAAATAATCAGCTTGGACATTTATATTTTGGGAAGCGATTAAATCATAGAGAATCTTTTGGGCATCTTATGAATGTATTGCCAAGAGCATATACCGCGTATGTTTTTAAAGACGATTTTAAGTTTTCTTTAGACTTGTTAAGACAAGAATATCCATCTTATGGAACGACTGATTTTCGAGAGCCTGCATATCAAGTAAAGCAGGAAAATGGGAGTATAATAACGAATTTTGAGTATCAAAATCATAAAATATACAACGGAAAGCCAAAACTTGATGGGCTTCCCTCAACTTACACTGAAAATGATTCTGAAGCACTAACACTGGAGATATGGCTAAAAGATAGTCTAATTAATATGGATCTAATATTAATATATACAATTTTTGAAGAGTATGCAGTAATAACAAGAAGTGCTAAATTTACAAACAATGGAAAACAGAAGTTAAAATTGATGAGAGCAATGAGCATGAGCATTGATTTGCCAGATGCTGATTACGATATGCTTCATTTATCAGGCGCATGGGCACGAGAGAGATACATTAAACATCGCAAACTTCAACCGGGAATACAATCTGTATCGAGCATAAGAGGTGCAAGCAGCGCTCAGCAGAATCCGTTTATAGCTTTAAAACGTCCTTGGACTACAGAATTTGAAGGTGAAGTATTTGGATTTAACCTAATATATAGTGGGAATTTTCTTGCGCAGGTAGAAGTTGACTATGACAATGTGACACGCGTTATTATGGGTATACATCCTTTTAATTTTGGCTGGGTTTTAGATTCTGGCGAAAGCTTCCAGACACCTGAAGCCGTTATGGTTTATTCTGATAAAGGATTAAATGGCATGAGTCAAATTTTTCATAAACTTTATAGAAATAGACTAGTAAGAGGGAAATATAGAGATGAAATTCGCCCGATACTGATTAATAATTGGGAAGCTACTTATTTTGATTTTAATGAAGGAAAAATATTGGAACTTGCGAAAGCAGCAAAGGAATTAGGAATAGAACTTTTTGTATTGGATGATGGATGGTTCGGAAATAGAAATGATGATTCTTCTTCTCTTGGTGATTGGCATGAAAATAGAGAAAAGCTTCCAAATGGTATTAAAGGCTTAGCGGATAAGATAACGGCAATGGGGCTGAAGTTTGGACTTTGGATTGAGCCAGAAATGGTTAATGAAGATAGTAATCTTTTTAAACAACATCCGGATTGGATAATCAAAGTGCCAGGAAGAAAAGTCTCTCACGGTAGAAATCAGTATGTCCTTGATTTTTCAAGAAATGAAGTCGTAAATTACATATATGAAATGATATCAAAAATATTGCGGGAAGCACCTATTTCTTATGTAAAATGGGATATGAATAGAAATATTACAGAACCATATTCTGTTGTGCTTCCTCCAGAAAGGCAAGGAGAAGTATTTCATAGATATATATTAGGAGTATATTCTCTTTATGAAAGGTTGACATCTGAATTTCCAGATGTATTGTTTGAATCTTGTGCTGGTGGTGGAGGTAGATTTGATCCAGGAATGCTTTATTATGCACCTCAGGCATGGGCAAGTGACAATACAGATGCAATTGAGCGATTAAAAATACAGTATGGTACTTCTATTTGCTATCCAATAAATTCTATTGGTTCACATGTTTCGGATGTACCTAATCATCAAGTAGGTCGAATTACTCCAATAGAAACAAGAGCTAATGTGGCTTATTTTGGTACATTTGGTTATGAACTTGATTTGAATAAACTAACGGATAAAGAGAAAGAAAAGATAAGACAACAAGTAAAATTTTTCAAAAAGTATAGAGAATTAATTCACAAAGGAACTTTTTATCGAATAAATAGTCCTTTTGAAGGTGATGGAAATATAACATCATGGATGGTTGTTTCTGAGGATCTTAAAGAAGCAATTATAGGATATTATCAAGTATTAGCACAACCAAATCAAGGTTTAAAAAAATTGCGTCTTAAGGGACTTAATACAAAGTATTTGTATAGAATTGTAGGTAGTTCAGAATGTTATTATGGTGATGAATTGATGTATTCTGGATTACCTTTAGATAATTTTTATCTTGAAATATTTAATAGAGATAAAGGTGATAGTGCAGATTTTAGATCAAAGATTTATGTGATAAAAGCTGAATAA
- the kduD gene encoding 2-dehydro-3-deoxy-D-gluconate 5-dehydrogenase KduD — protein MFSINDFSMDFFRLDGKVAIVTGGNTGLGQGYALALAKAGADLFIVTHNDRFDETRDLIEKEGRKVEFFQTDLSIRENINAVVDKCLEVYGKIDILVNNAGTIKRSPLLDYKDEDWKAVLDINLNAVYYLSHEVAKVMAKQGSGKIINIASMLSFQGGKFVPAYTASKHGVVGITRAFANELADKNIQVNAIAPGYIETNNTAPIRADESRNAEILSRIPAGRWGHPSDVMGALVFLASKASDYVNGHVLAVDGGWLVR, from the coding sequence ATGTTTAGCATTAATGACTTTTCAATGGACTTTTTCAGATTAGACGGAAAAGTAGCAATTGTGACAGGTGGGAATACAGGATTAGGACAAGGATATGCGCTGGCATTGGCGAAAGCCGGAGCTGACTTATTTATAGTTACCCATAATGACCGCTTTGATGAAACGAGAGATCTTATCGAAAAAGAAGGGAGAAAGGTAGAGTTCTTTCAGACAGATTTATCGATCAGAGAGAATATAAATGCAGTTGTAGACAAATGTCTTGAGGTTTATGGGAAGATAGACATACTTGTAAACAATGCAGGTACAATAAAAAGGTCTCCTCTACTTGATTATAAAGACGAAGATTGGAAAGCTGTTTTAGATATTAATCTAAATGCAGTGTATTATTTAAGCCATGAAGTGGCTAAGGTAATGGCTAAACAAGGTAGTGGAAAAATCATAAACATAGCTTCGATGCTTTCATTCCAAGGCGGAAAATTTGTACCGGCATATACGGCATCAAAGCATGGTGTCGTGGGAATTACAAGGGCTTTTGCAAATGAATTGGCGGATAAAAACATACAGGTAAATGCAATAGCCCCAGGATATATTGAAACCAACAATACAGCCCCAATAAGAGCAGATGAAAGCAGAAATGCCGAGATACTTTCAAGGATACCTGCAGGAAGATGGGGTCATCCGTCTGATGTAATGGGAGCTTTAGTATTTTTGGCAAGTAAAGCTTCAGACTATGTAAACGGACACGTATTGGCTGTCGATGGCGGCTGGCTTGTAAGGTGA
- a CDS encoding LacI family DNA-binding transcriptional regulator, giving the protein MVNIRDVAKYCGVSAMTVSRALNNSGQISKETKERILKACEELGYRPNFAARSLVTKKTNMIGLIIPDITNQYYSQVSKGVSSYLSLHGYGLLLCNSDRKKEEEKRYLDFLAGGRVDGIIIFPVKPKKEDYEKILKEVPLVMADNYVDGLNANFVGNDNYHGASEIIRHMVKQGFKKIGVILGPTSSSASNERLRAYKDVLAENNMEYQRDIILESDATFDDGFNLAKVLIEKGVDSIFAINDTVALGVIKYCYLNNIKIPDDIGIAGYDNIQQSSMLPVPLTTVDQNGSRMGKVVAETMLNLLTGGATISKKIILKPQLVVRKSLRES; this is encoded by the coding sequence TTGGTTAACATAAGAGATGTAGCAAAATACTGTGGAGTCTCAGCCATGACTGTATCGAGAGCATTGAATAACAGCGGTCAAATATCAAAAGAAACGAAAGAAAGAATATTGAAAGCTTGTGAAGAATTAGGATACAGGCCTAATTTTGCTGCCAGAAGCCTCGTCACAAAGAAAACCAACATGATAGGGCTCATTATACCTGATATAACAAATCAATATTATTCACAGGTAAGCAAAGGCGTCAGCTCATATCTAAGCCTTCATGGTTATGGGCTTTTGCTTTGCAATAGCGACAGAAAAAAAGAAGAGGAAAAAAGGTATCTCGACTTTTTGGCAGGAGGCAGAGTTGACGGTATAATTATTTTCCCTGTAAAGCCAAAGAAAGAAGATTATGAAAAAATTTTAAAGGAAGTACCACTTGTTATGGCAGATAATTATGTGGATGGGCTTAATGCAAACTTTGTCGGCAATGATAACTATCATGGAGCATCAGAGATAATACGACACATGGTAAAACAAGGATTCAAGAAGATTGGGGTTATACTTGGACCAACAAGCTCCAGTGCTTCAAATGAAAGGTTGAGAGCATACAAAGATGTGCTGGCGGAAAATAACATGGAATATCAGAGGGATATTATCTTAGAAAGTGATGCTACATTTGATGATGGATTTAACTTGGCAAAAGTTCTAATTGAAAAAGGCGTTGACAGTATATTTGCGATAAATGATACCGTTGCTTTAGGAGTCATAAAATATTGTTATTTAAACAATATTAAAATACCAGATGATATAGGTATTGCAGGGTATGACAATATTCAGCAATCGTCTATGTTACCTGTTCCATTGACTACGGTGGATCAAAATGGAAGTCGAATGGGGAAAGTAGTTGCAGAAACAATGTTGAATCTATTAACAGGCGGCGCGACAATTTCGAAGAAAATAATTCTCAAACCACAGCTTGTGGTAAGAAAATCTTTAAGGGAAAGTTGA